A DNA window from Coffea arabica cultivar ET-39 chromosome 6c, Coffea Arabica ET-39 HiFi, whole genome shotgun sequence contains the following coding sequences:
- the LOC140008361 gene encoding E3 ubiquitin-protein ligase PUB22-like encodes MDAIEVPPFFLCPISLQIMKDPVTVSTGITYDRESIEKWLISGKNTTCPVTKQVLTDSELTPNITLRRVIQSWCTVNASHGIERFPTPKAPISKAQLVKILNEAQSPQLQIKCLRRLRSIASHNETNKRCMETVGAADFLASIINNIEEVSIPTPASSATDDHHGIFEHNTLESTKASDEALSLLCHLQLSEDRLKTLFQRNAKLIDSLVRVMQRGNYESRAYAVLLLKSMSEVVDPMQLTSLKTEFFVELIQILHDQISRKASKATLKLLINVCPEGRNRIKAAEAGAVPVLIDLLLDSTEKRATEMILIVLEQVCQCAEGRAELLKRGAGLAIISKKILRVSQVASDRAVKILHSISRFSATTSVLQEMLSLGVVSKLCLVLQVDCGSKTKERAREILKLHARTWNNSPCIPTSLRPSYPC; translated from the coding sequence ATGGACGCAATTGAAGTTCCTCCATTTTTTCTCTGCCCCATTTCTCTTCAGATCATGAAAGACCCCGTTACAGTCTCCACAGGCATAACATATGATCGCGAGAGTATAGAAAAATGGCTAATTTCGGGGAAGAACACTACATGTCCGGTTACCAAACAAGTCCTTACAGATTCAGAATTGACTCCAAACATCACCCTCCGACGAGTAATCCAATCATGGTGCACGGTCAACGCTTCCCACGGCATCGAAAGGTTTCCCACACCTAAAGCTCCAATCAGCAAAGCCCAACTCGTGAAGATTCTCAATGAAGCTCAGTCCCCACAGCTGCAAATCAAGTGTCTGAGAAGATTGAGATCCATTGCTTCCCACAACGAGACCAACAAAAGATGCATGGAAACCGTAGGAGCAGCCGATTTCTTAGCTTCAATTATCAACAACATCGAAGAAGTATCCATACCAACACCGGCGTCATCAGCTACTGATGATCATCATGGCATATTCGAACATAATACGTTGGAGTCGACAAAAGCAAGCGATGAAGCCTTAAGTCTACTTTGTCATCTGCAACTATCCGAAGATAGGCTTAAAACCCTCTTCCAGAGAAATGCAAAACTCATCGACTCCTTGGTTCGTGTCATGCAACGTGGGAACTACGAATCTCGTGCCTATGCAGTTCTGTTGTTGAAATCCATGTCCGAAGTAGTCGATCCAATGCAGTTGACCAGTCTAAAAACTGAATTTTTCGTCGAACTAATCCAAATCTTGCACGATCAGATCTCGCGCAAGGCATCAAAGGCAACATTGAAGCTACTAATCAACGTGTGTCCAGAAGGAAGAAACAGAATCAAGGCCGCCGAAGCTGGCGCTGTCCCTGTATTGATTGATCTCCTTCTTGATTCTACGGAGAAAAGGGCGACAGAAATGATTCTGATAGTGTTAGAACAAGTCTGCCAATGTGCTGAAGGAAGAGCTGAGCTCTTGAAGCGCGGCGCAGGGTTGGCTATCATATCGAAAAAGATACTCAGGGTTTCTCAAGTGGCAAGTGATAGAGCTGTGAAGATTCTTCATTCCATTTCTAGATTCTCTGCAACCACAAGTGTTCTTCAAGAAATGTTGAGTTTGGGGGTGGTGTCTAAGCTGTGTTTGGTGCTTCAAGTTGATTGCGGAAGCAAGACTAAGGAAAGAGCTAGAGAAATCCTTAAATTGCATGCTAGGACTTGGAATAATTCTCCATGCATTCCCACCAGTTTGCGGCCTTCATACCCATGTTAA
- the LOC140008188 gene encoding uncharacterized protein, translating into MERRWKPNVEISPACPRCGSSNTKFCYYNNYSLTQPRYFCKGCRRYWTKGGSLRNVPVGGGCRKGRRRNNRTFRDGATTIGIPLRAAVAGDGAVVSLGHINGTTTNPLILSESSTSSMHACTFARAREEGSTNIDLALVYANFLNQKSSGAGAHEVDDQIHEGAAAEPHDRHRLEIPILMPPNNIAAVGVGGGSSFHQFSSVESLQMMDLMTNNNQLSQEPFAERGSVSDRSSDNHFSAGDAFYFSGLDSIERQQVATDYDHLTSCATTDTSNALNQINNYMLPPLPAGEELSTAHSEGMVWSGCCDQELLFPSHKFHGNQSSSGLVESHVVQDRSNHQLDESRSPFNLSIELCNIFRP; encoded by the coding sequence ATGGAAAGACGATGGAAACCCAACGTCGAGATATCACCAGCATGTCCTAGATGTGGTTCCTCCAATACCAAATTTTGTTACTACAACAATTATAGCTTGACTCAGCCGAGGTACTTTTGCAAAGGGTGCAGAAGGTATTGGACTAAAGGGGGTTCCCTCCGAAATGTACCCGTTGGGGGCGGCTGTCGAAAGGGCAGAAGGCGTAATAATAGAACGTTTCGCGATGGTGCTACTACTATTGGTATCCCTCTGAGAGCGGCTGTTGCCGGTGATGGGGCGGTGGTTTCTTTAGGCCACATCAATGGGACGACGACCAATCCATTAATATTGTCCGAGTCGTCCACGTCCTCGATGCATGCCTGCACATTCGCGAGAGCTCGGGAGGAGGGCTCAACCAATATTGATCTTGCATTAGTGTATGCAAATTTCTTGAATCAGAAGTCATCTGGGGCGGGCGCCCATGAGGTTGATGATCAGATTCATGAGGGTGCTGCAGCAGAACCTCATGATCGTCATAGGCTAGAAATTCCCATTTTAATGCCTCCTAATAATATTGCTGCTGTTGGTGTTGGTGGTGGTTCGTCGTTTCATCAGTTTTCGAGTGTTGAGAGCTTACAGATGATGGACTTGATGACTAATAATAATCAATTGTCTCAAGAACCTTTTGCTGAACGTGGGTCTGTTTCTGATCGGTCATCAGATAATCATTTCAGTGCTGGCGATGCATTTTACTTTTCTGGGCTTGATTCAATCGAGAGGCAGCAGGTGGCCACGGATTATGATCATTTAACGAGCTGCGCAACTACTGATACTAGTAATGCTTTGAATCAGATAAACAACTACATGTTGCCACCATTGCCAGCAGGTGAAGAATTAAGTACAGCTCATTCTGAAGGAATGGTATGGTCAGGTTGTTGTGATCAGGAATTGTTGTTTCCCAGCCATAAGTTCCATGGAAATCAATCTTCGTCAGGGCTAGTAGAATCCCATGTCGTACAAGATCGTTCAAATCATCAATTGGATGAAAGTCGAAGCCCGTTTAACTTGTCAATCGAATTGTGCAATATTTTCAGGCCTTGA